TTTCACTGAGCATAGGATTAGTCAATTCTTTACTATCCTCTGATAGAAATGGCTTAATTTCTTTATCTATACTCCTATTGATGGAATCAAAAATAGCCTCGACATTAGTTGTTAAATCATTTATTTGTCTAATGACTGCGCTGGCAAATATTTCTTTTTGACCATGCTCATTTATTTCTAGCTTCCATATTTTACTAGCATCTTTACGACCAACTTGATAGCGAATATAGTTTTTGATAACTTCTAAAGAAGATGTTGAATCTGTGGCTGTAGTGAGAACATTTTTTATAGGAGAACGTTCTTTTATTTGCTTGATATCAAATTTTTTAGTTATTTGCTGCATTTTAATTATGACATCATCTAATTGTTTACTGAATTCATTTTCAATTCGTAGAGTTAATTGTTGTTCTAAATTAATTACGGAAATCTGGGACATTATTTAAACCGCCTGTTCTCTAAATATATTATGAAATTCATTACAAATTTGTACTTGACCGAAGCCTTCAGAAGTGCGCTCGCCTACTCCTTGCAGTTCTAATTTCAGAAGTTTATTGGTCCATTTTTCTTTCCATTTTTTTTCATTTTGTTTATTTGTACTAAATAAATACACAGCACCTCTATTTGTAACTAATTCTATATCCTTCATCAATCCCCAAGCAGAGTTCCAGCCAGAACGATAGCTATAGCTGCTGTATGCAACTTCTAATTTGAGGAAATCATTTTGTGCTTCAGGATTTAATTTCGCAAACTCATCATCTACACCTAGAAATTCACATAACATTTTTGGAGAGATAACCGTAGTGCGTCGCCAATTTTCTGTGAAGATGCCATCAGATTGTAGGTTTAGGGTAAAATATTTACGACCTTTTAATAGGTTATTTTCCGGTTCTCCAAACACTGACCATAATTGCCAACGTTGTTCAAGTTTTTGGTTGAATTCTTTGATTCTATCTGCAACATTGGTTACAGCATCTTCAATTTTGGCCTTAATTTTAACTTTACCAAGACCGCGTGAAGTTGCACCGCCTAATCTAAATAGCTGAGAATTATCATTAATGAATTGTTCCAGAGATTTAGCTAACTCTTCATTTTTTACAATAATCACACTGCGATAAACAACAGGATGCCAATTTTGTCCTTGAGGATTACTTAAAAACGATTCATTTAAAACTTCAATGCTGTAAAGAATATCATCCTGAGATGTGGTGCGTTGGCGGTTGATTCCTACTCTTGTTAAAAAGCGCGTGCTAACAGAATGACTGCGGTACTGATATTTAATTTTATTGTCGTTAGTTTTGCTATAAAAGCTGCTGTAAGGTTCAACTCGTGCATCAGTCTTGTCTTCTAGAGATTTGAGATCGCTAGGATCGTAAGGATAATTGTACGCATCTGCACAAAAGCGATCGATTAAGGTGTCAAAAACTCCATTGGCTTTAGGTTTAAAACCTGAGTCTGTTTTAGAACTGACGGCGGTTGCAGGTAAAACCATGACCTCATCAGTCACAACTTGAGAAATGATGTCATACTTTTCTTGTTCAGGGTTTTTTTTGTCAATTAAAATTGATTTATTTGCTATCTTGGCAACGGCTGGATAAGCATTCTGAAAAATTGCAGGTTCATCACCCAAAAATAATGCTTCAAATTCGCCACCGCCTGCTGATAGATTTTGTTCTGCTATTCGTGGTATTTGCTGATTAGATAGTTGTAAGATGTGTGATGCGATCGCACCGCGAATGACTGAACCAGGAATATGATCTTCTGCTTCACTCACAGAACCGGGTTTTTTGCCAGCAATCGCTAATGGCGATAAAGCTGTAATCTCTAATTTAATCCGCTTCATGACTTCGCCTCCGGTATTAGCATCTCCCACAATGGATCATCTTTCGATAGTGTTTCCAAATCTTTCCACCGCAGCCAACCCAAACCCGTAGATTTACTACCACCAAGGGCGTGAATGTGCCGCAAGCCTGCTAAAATCAAAGCCTTGGCGTATGGTGGACAGTCGGGTAAAAGATGAATTTCTCCCGTAAATTCCAATTGATTATTTGCTGGAGAAGTTTCGATAAAAAAGAGTTTATTCTCTTCTGCGGTTAAGCGACGGCGGTTAATAGTCACGCCAGGACGTATCACATCTGGTAAATCCTCTCGTTCTATATGACAAATCAAATCATCAACTACAATACGGGATGGAAGTATGGGATTACCAAATATTTGCGAAATTAAGCAGTGATAGCCTCTGTAGCCATCAATTTGGTAACGAGATTGGAATTGTCTACTCACTTGTGCTTCTGTAGGACAAAGTGTTTCAGCTTTTGGTGATGCAAAAATCTCCCATCCTAAACCCCTAGCTAGTTTTTCGCATTCATGGCGTAGTCTCCCTTTAAGTTGGGAAGCAGGAATTAGCAATTGTCCTTGAGCATTGCGGATGATAGGCTTGTCTACAAGGGAACCATCAGAACCACCCGCTCCAACACACAAAGCCGTATCAATTATGGCTGTGAGTTTAATATATCTTACTTGATTTTGGGGTAAGTTACGTAAAGTAATCATGATGCTAAGGTTGGTTGCTGTGATTTTGCAGAATTTAATTTATCCTGTGATTTTTCAATAAACGGGTATAAATCTACCAACTCTCGCCAAATAGTTTCGTAGGTAACTTTTTCCTCAGTTTCTTCTTTCCCCTCTTTTAAAGACATCCAAGGTGCGAGGTTTCCATTATTGGTTGGATCTTTAGGTTTGCACCACGCATCTTCAAACTGTGTTGTGAGGAAATTTTGAGCTTTTTTGTCACTTAGTCGTACTTTAAAATAACGATAATTAAGCATAGCTGTCTGTTTACTCCGTTCTAGTAAACTGCGGATTTGATAAAGCTGAGATTTGGGAAAGTCTGCATTTTTTAAAACCTTAGCAGTTTCTAACAGTCCACCGAGTTCATGCAAGGTATAAGGCGCGGCATACAGCTTGAGTTTTTGCTTTCCAGTCCCAGATTTAGTTAAGCCGTTGG
This genomic interval from Scytonema hofmannii PCC 7110 contains the following:
- the csx10 gene encoding CRISPR-associated RAMP protein Csx10; the protein is MKRIKLEITALSPLAIAGKKPGSVSEAEDHIPGSVIRGAIASHILQLSNQQIPRIAEQNLSAGGGEFEALFLGDEPAIFQNAYPAVAKIANKSILIDKKNPEQEKYDIISQVVTDEVMVLPATAVSSKTDSGFKPKANGVFDTLIDRFCADAYNYPYDPSDLKSLEDKTDARVEPYSSFYSKTNDNKIKYQYRSHSVSTRFLTRVGINRQRTTSQDDILYSIEVLNESFLSNPQGQNWHPVVYRSVIIVKNEELAKSLEQFINDNSQLFRLGGATSRGLGKVKIKAKIEDAVTNVADRIKEFNQKLEQRWQLWSVFGEPENNLLKGRKYFTLNLQSDGIFTENWRRTTVISPKMLCEFLGVDDEFAKLNPEAQNDFLKLEVAYSSYSYRSGWNSAWGLMKDIELVTNRGAVYLFSTNKQNEKKWKEKWTNKLLKLELQGVGERTSEGFGQVQICNEFHNIFREQAV
- a CDS encoding RAMP superfamily CRISPR-associated protein encodes the protein MITLRNLPQNQVRYIKLTAIIDTALCVGAGGSDGSLVDKPIIRNAQGQLLIPASQLKGRLRHECEKLARGLGWEIFASPKAETLCPTEAQVSRQFQSRYQIDGYRGYHCLISQIFGNPILPSRIVVDDLICHIEREDLPDVIRPGVTINRRRLTAEENKLFFIETSPANNQLEFTGEIHLLPDCPPYAKALILAGLRHIHALGGSKSTGLGWLRWKDLETLSKDDPLWEMLIPEAKS